From one Magnolia sinica isolate HGM2019 chromosome 18, MsV1, whole genome shotgun sequence genomic stretch:
- the LOC131232892 gene encoding subtilisin-like protease SBT3.9 — MSMNHLSRAKMGFVKFSSVSLLLLPFFFLTMQLHQTLSVRAETNSKVYVVYMGARQHEDPNLVTASHHDMLASVLGSKEAALESMLYSYKHGFSGFSATLTESQAKQISKIPGVIHVTPSRSCKLQTTRSWDFLGLDYSHPTEILSKTNQGDGVIIGVVDSGIWPESRSFNDLGYSPIPSRWKGICQEGEAFNASHCNRKIIGARWYPHGIDRELLQRDYLSPRDIDGHGTHTASTAAGSIVSVKGLGAGVARGGAPRAHLAIYKVLWGNGTIGTTSDTVLAAVDDAIHDRVDILSLSLGFDYYDISISFGFLHAVEQGITVVFAAGNDGPRPQSISIESPWVITVAASTIDRSFPVSITLGNNVSITGQRVIGLPRRQDGFKPLFLSSNDQSCNGPLDATLVAGKVVLCFTDNRPPSQQFSTAVSTVMRAGGVGLIFAQYTDNLPRRCVNISCILIDYEIGFQIQNYIDDSSTPMVKLGLATTVVGSSVLAPKIASFSSRGPSPFNPTILKPDVAAPGVNILAAVNDGYEFQSGTSMSCPHVAAIAALLKSLHPNWSTAAIKSALVTTASITDEYGLPITAEGAPRKLADPFDYGGGHVSPNRAVDPGLIYDIDAADYFNWVNGFISDLNLPSISIPSLKTIVTVSRTVTNVGPVNSTYIATIQSPPGVKMDVTPSILIFNNTVTKHSFKITFSTIRRVQGDYTFGSLIWSDYKHLVKIPIAVRTVIQDLYADVSL; from the exons ATGAGCATGAACCATCTTTCACGAGCCAAGATGGGATTCGTTAAGTTTTCAtctgtttctcttcttcttctccccttCTTCTTTCTTACGATGCAACTCCATCAAACTCTTTCAGTTCGAGCTGAAACCAACAGCAAG gTGTATGTAGTGTACATGGGAGCAAGGCAACATGAAGATCCCAACCTTGTTACGGCTTCACACCATGACATGCTTGCTTCGGTGTTAGGAAG cAAGGAGGCAGCTCTAGAGTCGATGTTGTACAGTTACAAGCATGGCTTTTCGGGATTTTCCGCCACTCTTACGGAATCGCAGGCAAAGCAAATCTCAA AAATTCCTGGTGTGATCCATGTAACCCCGAGCCGAAGTTGTAAGCTACAGACAACACGAAGCTGGGATTTCCTCGGCCTTGATTATAGTCATCCTACAGAAATCCTTTCCAAGACCAACCAAGGAGATGGTGTGATTATCGGTGTGGTTGATTCAG GAATATGGCCTGAATCAAGAAGCTTTAATGATCTTGGATATAGTCCTATACCGTCACGATGGAAGGGAATATGTCAAGAAGGggaagcatttaatgcatcccaCTGTAATCGGAAGATAATTGGAGCACGATGGTATCCACACGGAATAGATCGCGAACTATTGCAAAGAGATTATTTATCTCCACGTGATATAGATGGTCATGGCACGCATACTGCTTCTACCGCAGCAGGTTCCATTGTTAGTGTTAAAGGACTTGGTGCAGGAGTAGCAAGAGGAGGTGCACCTCGTGCGCATTTAGCCATATACAAGGTATTATGGGGAAACGGAACTATAGGTACTACTAGTGACACAGTGCTAGCAGCCGTTGATGACGCTATACACGATCGCGTCGATATTCTTTCATTGTCGCTCGGCTTCGATTATTATGACATATCAATATCATTCGGTTTCTTGCATGCGGTAGAACAAGGAATCACCGTTGTTTTCGCGGCTGGTAATGATGGACCAAGGCCACAAAGTATATCAATTGAATCTCCATGGGTCATCACAGTGGCAGCAAGTACGATAGACCGATCCTTCCCTGTTTCAATCACGCTGGGAAATAACGTCTCGATTACG GGTCAACGAGTTATCGGTTTGCCAAGGCGCCAAGATGGATTCAAACCACTATTTCTCTCATCCAATGATCAAAG CTGCAATGGTCCTTTAGATGCCACCTTAGTGGCAGGAAAAGTAGTACTCTGTTTCACAGATAACAGGCCACCATCCCAACAATTCTCTACCGCAGTTTCTACtgtaatgcgtgcaggtggcgtcggCCTCATTTTTGCACAATACACTGATAATTTGCCACGAAGATGTGTAAATATCTCTTGCATTTTGATCGACTATGAGAtcggatttcaaattcaaaactaCATTGACGACTCAAG TACTCCAATGGTGAAGTTGGGCCTTGCAACTACTGTTGTGGGATCCTCAGTGTTAGCACCAAAGATCGCATCTTTCTCATCTAGGGGGCCCAGCCCTTTCAACCCAACAATTCTAAAG CCTGATGTAGCTGCACCTGGCGTCAACATCTTAGCAGCCGTCAACGACGGCTATGAATTCCAATCAGGAACATCGATGTCATGTCCACATGTTGCGGCAATCGCTGCCCTTCTAAAATCTCTGCATCCTAATTGGTCTACTGCGGCTATAAAATCTGCACTCGTTACTACAG CTTCCATCACTGATGAATATGGCCTACCAATAACTGCTGAGGGTGCTCCGCGGAAGCTCGCTGACCCGTTCGACTATGGTGGGGGCCATGTCAGCCCCAATAGAGCTGTAGATCCTGGTTTAATTTATGACATAGATGCGGCCGACTACTTCAATTGGGTCAATGGATTCATATCAGACCTTAATTTACCATCAATTTCAATCCCCAGTCTTAAAACGATTGTAACGGTCTCAAGGACAGTCACAAATGTGGGACCCGTCAACTCCACATACATAGCTACGATTCAATCTCCCCCAGGTGTTAAGATGGATGTGACACCTTCAATCCTTATCTTCAATAACACTGTCACCAAACATTCGTTTAAAATTACATTCTCAACTATTCGAAGAGTGCAAGGAGATTACACCTTCGGCAGCCTGATTTGGAGTGATTACAAGCACTTAGTAAAGATTCCCATTGCCGTTAGGACCGTGATTCAAGACTTATATGCAGATGTCTCAttgtga